In the genome of Streptomyces pactum, one region contains:
- a CDS encoding endonuclease, protein MARDARPTGPARHRRTVDALLDRCGRTYAADAGIRLKDTPQPLYQLLVLALLLSARIRASTAVDAARALFDDGLRSARRMADATWQQRVDALGRGHYRRYDERTSTQLGDGARFLLDTCRGDPRRLRERAGQDPRELSRLLQEVPGLGPTGADIFLREVQGVWPEVAPYIDAKATQGAERIGLPGDAEELGRLAGDRAPEVFAAALVRVALDRGLADEVAAAAGGED, encoded by the coding sequence ATGGCTCGTGACGCACGCCCCACCGGCCCGGCCCGCCACCGGCGGACGGTCGACGCCCTGCTGGACCGCTGCGGCCGGACGTACGCCGCCGACGCCGGCATCCGGCTCAAGGACACACCGCAGCCGCTGTACCAGCTGCTGGTCCTGGCACTGCTGCTCAGCGCCCGCATCCGGGCCTCCACGGCGGTGGACGCCGCCCGGGCCCTCTTCGACGACGGGCTGCGCAGCGCCCGCCGGATGGCGGACGCCACCTGGCAGCAGCGCGTGGACGCGCTCGGCCGGGGGCACTACCGCCGCTACGACGAACGCACCTCCACCCAGCTGGGGGACGGTGCGCGATTCCTCCTCGACACCTGCCGGGGCGATCCGCGGCGGCTGCGGGAGCGGGCCGGCCAGGACCCGCGGGAGCTGAGCCGGCTGCTCCAGGAGGTGCCGGGGCTGGGCCCGACCGGGGCCGACATCTTCCTCCGTGAGGTCCAGGGCGTCTGGCCGGAAGTGGCCCCCTACATCGACGCCAAGGCCACCCAGGGCGCGGAGCGCATCGGTCTGCCGGGCGACGCCGAGGAGCTGGGCCGGCTCGCCGGGGACCGGGCCCCCGAGGTCTTCGCGGCCGCGCTGGTCCGGGTGGCGCTCGACCGGGGGCTGGCCGACGAGGTCGCGGCGGCGGCCGGCGGCGAGGACTGA
- a CDS encoding CapA family protein, which yields MAFLIPRRAALTAAALLALASGCGDGTSRGTPDRDKPSATPAAPARRGFTLLATGDLLIHASVIRQARADAGGDGYDFRPMLAADEELVSSADVAICHMETVYGGDGGPYTGYPSFQSPPQIARAARDLGYDSCSTASNHTLDAGAEGVTRTLDAMDRAGLRHAGSARSAREARARTVLTAGGAEVVQLAYTYGTNGIPVPDGKPWLVNRIDPERIVRDARAARRAGADVVVVSLHWGTEWQEAPDAFQRRVARALTASSTGGRRDIDVLIGTHAHVPQPYEKVNGVWVVYGMGDQLAGVMPDPRGQLSSAARFTFTPPARPGAAWTVSKAEFIPHLVDNDPIRVVNLPRALERKPGDPRYTEALAAVRKTVLARGADRDGLTMGR from the coding sequence ATGGCCTTTCTCATACCCCGCCGGGCGGCGCTGACCGCGGCCGCGCTGCTCGCCCTGGCCTCCGGCTGCGGCGACGGTACGTCCCGAGGCACCCCGGACCGGGACAAGCCGTCCGCGACCCCGGCCGCGCCCGCCCGTCGCGGCTTCACCCTGCTGGCCACCGGCGACCTGCTGATCCACGCCTCGGTCATACGCCAGGCCCGGGCCGACGCGGGCGGCGACGGCTACGACTTCCGGCCCATGCTGGCGGCGGACGAGGAGCTGGTCTCCTCCGCCGACGTGGCGATATGCCACATGGAGACGGTCTACGGGGGCGACGGCGGCCCGTACACCGGCTATCCCTCCTTCCAGAGTCCCCCGCAGATAGCCCGGGCGGCGCGGGACCTGGGGTACGACTCCTGCTCCACCGCCTCCAACCACACCCTGGACGCCGGGGCCGAGGGGGTCACCCGCACCCTCGACGCGATGGACCGGGCCGGGCTGCGGCACGCCGGCTCCGCCCGCTCGGCGCGGGAGGCCCGCGCCCGGACCGTGCTCACCGCCGGCGGCGCCGAGGTCGTCCAGCTCGCCTACACCTACGGCACCAACGGCATACCGGTGCCGGACGGCAAGCCCTGGCTGGTGAACCGGATCGATCCGGAGCGGATCGTCCGGGACGCCCGGGCCGCCCGCCGCGCGGGCGCCGACGTGGTCGTGGTCAGCCTGCACTGGGGCACCGAGTGGCAGGAGGCGCCGGACGCGTTCCAGCGCCGCGTCGCCCGGGCGCTCACCGCCTCGTCCACCGGTGGCCGGCGTGACATCGACGTCCTGATCGGTACACATGCCCACGTCCCGCAGCCTTACGAGAAGGTCAACGGCGTGTGGGTGGTCTACGGCATGGGGGACCAGCTGGCCGGGGTGATGCCCGACCCGCGCGGCCAGCTCAGCTCGGCGGCCCGCTTCACCTTCACCCCGCCGGCCCGGCCCGGCGCCGCGTGGACGGTGTCCAAGGCGGAGTTCATCCCGCACCTGGTGGACAACGACCCGATCCGGGTGGTCAACCTCCCCCGGGCGCTGGAACGGAAGCCCGGCGACCCCCGCTACACCGAGGCGCTCGCGGCCGTGCGGAAGACCGTCCTGGCCCGGGGCGCGGACCGGGACGGGCTCACCATGGGCCGGTGA
- a CDS encoding DJ-1/PfpI family protein has protein sequence MLRRRTLLGTAVGAGAGLGLGAGAAPGAVGRTRQDEAGGAGRDRIRVTILLYEGCTALDAVGPYEVLCRVPGVRVTMVAKEAGPVTSDTGELRLVAERSIRDVHRTEVLVVPGAGNPGTLAMMRDTEVHDWLRRMHRRTTWTTSVCTGSLILGAAGLLKGVPATTYWAARPVLKDVGAIDTPGRFVESGKIITAGGVSAGMDMGLRLVQLLSDTRTAQAMQLGIEYDPQPPFDTGSPEKAGPELQELALRLVEEAAG, from the coding sequence GTGCTGCGGAGACGGACGTTACTGGGGACGGCGGTCGGTGCCGGAGCGGGCCTGGGGCTGGGCGCCGGAGCCGCGCCGGGCGCGGTCGGCCGGACCCGGCAGGACGAGGCGGGCGGCGCCGGACGGGACCGGATCCGGGTCACCATCCTGCTGTACGAGGGCTGTACGGCGCTCGACGCGGTGGGGCCCTACGAGGTGCTGTGCCGGGTGCCGGGCGTACGGGTGACGATGGTGGCCAAGGAGGCCGGGCCGGTCACCTCCGACACCGGTGAACTCCGCCTGGTGGCCGAGCGGTCGATCCGCGACGTCCACCGTACCGAGGTGCTGGTGGTGCCCGGCGCCGGCAACCCCGGCACCCTGGCCATGATGCGCGACACCGAGGTGCACGACTGGCTCCGCCGGATGCACCGCCGCACCACCTGGACCACCTCGGTGTGCACCGGCTCGCTCATCCTCGGCGCCGCGGGCCTGCTCAAGGGGGTGCCGGCGACCACCTACTGGGCGGCGCGCCCGGTGCTGAAGGACGTGGGCGCCATCGACACCCCCGGCCGCTTCGTGGAGTCCGGGAAGATCATCACCGCCGGCGGCGTCTCGGCCGGCATGGACATGGGGCTGCGGCTGGTGCAGCTGCTGTCCGACACCCGGACCGCCCAGGCCATGCAGCTGGGGATCGAGTACGACCCGCAGCCCCCGTTCGACACCGGCAGTCCGGAGAAGGCCGGCCCGGAACTCCAGGAACTGGCCCTGCGGCTGGTGGAGGAGGCGGCCGGCTGA
- a CDS encoding glycoside hydrolase family 65 protein translates to MRDWTWSYEGYQPAAERLRESLCTLGNGYFATRGAACETAADEVHYPGTYAAGCYNRKVSVVAGREVENEDLVNLPNWLPLRYRLRPADAPAGPWLTPDGPQLRAHRQELDLRHGTLTRRTRYEDADGRRLHVEQCRLVHMGDPHLAAVRTVFSAENWSGNLDVVSELDGRVTNDGVARYRALDGHHLDRVRTGAAGPGTVWLTSRTTRSDIRVALAARTTESSGAPLSSGAVPAERTAAWHLTVPVGPRAPVTVEKTVALHTSRDAAISDPRWAAVDRVERAPAFAQLLASHRTAWRHLWQRAELDVPGEAGRILRLHLFHVLQTLSPHTAELDVGVPARGLHGEAYRGHVFWDELFVLPFLNLHFPEVSRALLSYRHRRLPQACRAAADGGRAGARYPWQSGSEGREETQTLHLNPRSGRWLPDHSRLQQHVGSAVAYNVWQYCQASGDTDFLHTKGAEMLLQIARFWADSATWDAARERYRIRGVVGPDEYHEAYPDSEAPGLDDNAYTNVTAAWVLARALGLARELPVPRRRELFERVALEEDELDRWDDVSRRLRVPFHRGVISQFDGYGDLAELDWGAYRDRYGDIRRLDRILEAEGDTANRYQASKQADALMLGYLFSPAELAGLFRRLGYRLDDEVWQATVEYYLRRTSHGSTLSGLVHGWVLARVRRADAWRYCQEALAGDVADVQGGTTAEGIHLGAMAGTLDLVQRGLTGLETRQDALWLDPVPLPELSEYGFSLRYRADWGVGVHMRSGEVGITVPASDPEPIRVVLADRQVTVAPGYSGRLRLPDG, encoded by the coding sequence ATGCGGGACTGGACATGGTCCTACGAGGGGTACCAGCCGGCCGCCGAGCGGCTGCGCGAGTCGTTGTGCACCCTGGGCAACGGCTATTTCGCCACCCGGGGCGCGGCCTGCGAGACCGCCGCGGACGAGGTCCACTACCCGGGCACGTACGCCGCGGGCTGCTACAACCGCAAGGTCTCGGTGGTGGCGGGCCGCGAGGTGGAGAACGAGGACCTGGTCAACCTGCCCAACTGGCTGCCGCTGCGGTACCGGCTGCGCCCCGCCGACGCGCCGGCCGGCCCCTGGCTCACCCCGGACGGCCCGCAGCTGCGCGCCCACCGCCAGGAACTCGACCTGCGCCACGGCACCCTGACCCGGCGCACCCGGTACGAGGACGCCGACGGGCGCCGGCTCCACGTGGAGCAGTGCCGGCTGGTCCACATGGGCGACCCGCACCTGGCGGCGGTGCGCACCGTCTTCTCGGCGGAGAACTGGTCCGGGAACCTGGACGTGGTCTCGGAGCTGGACGGGCGGGTCACCAACGACGGGGTGGCCCGGTACCGGGCACTGGACGGGCACCATCTGGACCGGGTGCGCACCGGCGCCGCGGGCCCGGGCACGGTGTGGCTGACCAGCCGCACCACCCGGTCCGACATCCGGGTCGCGCTGGCCGCGCGGACCACCGAGTCCTCCGGCGCGCCGCTCTCCTCCGGCGCGGTGCCCGCGGAGCGCACCGCCGCCTGGCATCTGACCGTGCCGGTCGGTCCGCGGGCCCCGGTGACGGTGGAGAAGACCGTGGCGCTGCACACCTCGCGGGACGCGGCAATCAGCGATCCGCGGTGGGCGGCGGTGGACCGGGTGGAACGGGCTCCGGCCTTCGCGCAGTTGCTGGCCTCGCACCGGACCGCGTGGCGGCACCTGTGGCAGCGGGCGGAGCTGGACGTGCCCGGGGAGGCGGGCCGGATCCTGCGGCTGCACCTGTTCCACGTGCTGCAGACCCTCTCCCCGCACACCGCGGAGCTGGACGTGGGGGTGCCGGCGCGCGGGCTGCACGGTGAGGCGTACCGGGGCCACGTCTTCTGGGACGAGCTGTTCGTGCTGCCGTTTTTGAACCTGCACTTCCCCGAGGTCTCCCGGGCGCTGCTGAGCTACCGGCACCGGCGGCTGCCGCAGGCCTGCCGGGCGGCCGCGGACGGCGGACGGGCGGGGGCCCGGTACCCGTGGCAGAGCGGCAGCGAGGGGCGGGAGGAGACCCAGACCCTGCACCTGAACCCGCGCTCCGGCCGCTGGCTGCCGGACCACTCGCGGCTCCAGCAGCACGTGGGCTCGGCGGTCGCCTACAACGTGTGGCAGTACTGCCAGGCCAGCGGCGACACCGACTTCCTTCACACCAAGGGCGCCGAGATGCTGCTGCAGATCGCCCGGTTCTGGGCGGACTCGGCCACCTGGGACGCGGCCCGGGAGCGGTACCGCATCCGCGGGGTGGTGGGGCCGGACGAGTACCACGAGGCGTATCCGGACTCGGAGGCGCCCGGCCTGGACGACAACGCCTACACCAACGTCACCGCCGCCTGGGTGCTGGCGCGGGCCCTGGGGCTGGCCCGGGAGCTTCCCGTGCCGCGGCGCCGGGAGCTGTTCGAGCGGGTCGCGCTGGAGGAGGACGAGCTGGACCGGTGGGACGACGTCTCCCGGCGGCTGCGGGTGCCCTTCCACCGCGGTGTGATCAGCCAGTTCGACGGGTACGGCGACCTGGCCGAGCTGGACTGGGGGGCGTACCGGGACCGGTACGGGGACATCCGCCGGCTCGACCGGATCCTGGAGGCGGAGGGGGACACGGCCAACCGCTACCAGGCGTCGAAGCAGGCGGACGCCCTGATGCTCGGCTATCTGTTCTCGCCCGCCGAACTGGCCGGGCTGTTCCGGCGGCTGGGGTACCGGCTGGACGACGAGGTCTGGCAGGCCACGGTGGAGTACTACCTGCGCCGCACCAGCCACGGCTCGACGCTGAGCGGGCTGGTGCACGGCTGGGTGCTGGCCCGGGTGCGGCGCGCCGACGCGTGGCGGTACTGCCAGGAGGCGCTGGCCGGTGATGTGGCCGACGTCCAGGGCGGCACCACGGCCGAGGGCATCCACCTGGGCGCGATGGCGGGCACCCTGGACCTGGTGCAGCGCGGCCTGACCGGGCTGGAGACCCGTCAGGACGCGCTGTGGCTGGACCCGGTGCCGCTGCCGGAGCTGTCGGAGTACGGCTTCTCGCTGCGGTACCGCGCCGACTGGGGGGTGGGGGTGCACATGCGGTCGGGGGAGGTCGGCA
- a CDS encoding aminotransferase class I/II-fold pyridoxal phosphate-dependent enzyme, with the protein MNHDHTQAPVLEALARYRQSGALSFCPPGHKQGRGADPEVRRVLGDAVFRDDLLASGALDDRRGRGRVLERAEALMADAVHATHTFFTTCGSSLSVKSAMLAVAGPHQKLLIGRDAHKSVVSGLILSGVRPVWVDPQWDAERHLAHPPSPAAFEAAFEKHPDARGALVVSPTPYGTCADLRGIAEVCHRRSRPLIVDEAWGAHLPFHPELPAWAMDAGADICVTSIHKMGSGLEQGSVFHLQGDLVDPAVLRSRADLLGTTSPSVPVYAALDGWRRQMVLHGHELLGNALELAAKVRTAVEGIPGLHVNDRADLVGDGLAHDFDPLPVVVDVADLDTTGYVAADWLREHRHIAVHLADHRRINAQLTHADDTSTAGALVSALEDFAGHAGELPGASSVAVPSPAELRMEQSRLPRDAYFGPVEDVPVTEAAGRVSAEMLTPYPPGIPTALPGERLTEPVLRYLTSGVAAGMQLPDATDPGLRTVRVLREDAAADAAGGRFPSSE; encoded by the coding sequence ATGAATCACGACCACACGCAGGCCCCGGTCCTGGAGGCGCTCGCCCGCTACCGTCAGTCGGGGGCGCTCTCCTTCTGCCCGCCGGGGCACAAGCAGGGCAGGGGCGCCGATCCGGAGGTGCGCCGGGTGCTCGGCGACGCCGTCTTCCGGGACGATCTGCTGGCCTCCGGCGCGCTGGACGACCGCCGCGGCCGGGGCCGGGTGCTGGAACGGGCCGAGGCGCTGATGGCCGACGCGGTGCACGCCACCCACACCTTCTTCACCACCTGCGGCAGCTCCCTGTCGGTCAAGTCGGCGATGCTCGCGGTCGCCGGGCCGCACCAGAAGCTGCTGATCGGCCGGGACGCCCACAAGTCGGTGGTCTCCGGACTGATCCTGTCCGGGGTGCGCCCGGTGTGGGTGGACCCGCAGTGGGACGCCGAGCGCCACCTGGCCCACCCGCCCTCGCCGGCGGCGTTCGAGGCGGCGTTCGAGAAGCACCCGGACGCGCGGGGCGCGCTGGTGGTCAGCCCCACCCCGTACGGGACCTGTGCGGACCTGCGCGGGATCGCCGAGGTGTGCCACCGCAGGTCCCGGCCGCTCATCGTGGACGAGGCGTGGGGCGCCCACCTGCCGTTCCACCCCGAGCTGCCCGCCTGGGCGATGGACGCGGGCGCCGACATCTGTGTGACCAGCATCCACAAGATGGGCAGCGGGCTGGAGCAGGGTTCGGTCTTCCACCTCCAGGGCGACCTGGTCGATCCGGCGGTGCTGCGGTCGCGGGCGGACCTGCTGGGCACCACCAGCCCCTCGGTGCCGGTGTACGCGGCGCTCGACGGGTGGCGCCGCCAGATGGTGCTGCACGGCCACGAACTGCTCGGCAACGCGCTGGAGCTGGCCGCGAAGGTGCGGACGGCCGTCGAGGGCATCCCCGGACTGCACGTCAACGACCGCGCGGACCTGGTCGGTGACGGCCTGGCACACGACTTCGACCCGCTGCCGGTCGTGGTGGACGTCGCCGACCTGGACACCACCGGCTACGTGGCGGCCGACTGGCTGCGGGAGCACCGGCACATCGCCGTGCACCTGGCGGACCACCGCCGCATCAACGCCCAGCTCACCCACGCCGACGACACCTCCACCGCGGGCGCGCTGGTCAGCGCGCTGGAGGACTTCGCCGGCCACGCCGGGGAGCTGCCCGGCGCCTCCTCGGTGGCCGTCCCCTCCCCCGCCGAGCTGCGGATGGAGCAGAGCCGCCTGCCCCGGGACGCGTACTTCGGGCCGGTGGAGGACGTTCCGGTGACGGAGGCGGCCGGCCGGGTCAGCGCCGAGATGCTGACGCCCTACCCCCCGGGCATCCCGACCGCGCTGCCCGGTGAGCGGCTCACCGAACCGGTACTGCGCTACCTGACCTCCGGGGTGGCCGCGGGGATGCAGCTGCCCGACGCCACCGACCCCGGGCTGCGCACCGTCCGGGTGCTCCGCGAGGACGCCGCCGCGGACGCCGCCGGCGGCCGGTTCCCGTCGTCGGAGTGA
- a CDS encoding DUF6328 family protein, with translation MTSDGTGGTGPAGASRREAGKGPSQAAGGNPGTREHRRGRDETPEERADRRWGDLLQELRVAQTGVQILFGFLLTVVFQPGFGDLSDADRRIYVITVMLGAATTGVLIGPVSFHRLLTGKRLKPQTVVWASRLTLLGLALLLCTMASALLLVLRVVVRDAVAVWLVAAMVLWFVMCWFVLPVWARHNVLTGRADR, from the coding sequence GTGACGTCGGACGGGACGGGCGGGACGGGCCCCGCCGGAGCCTCACGGCGGGAGGCCGGCAAAGGCCCGTCACAGGCGGCCGGCGGGAACCCCGGCACCCGGGAACACCGGCGCGGCCGGGACGAGACGCCCGAGGAGCGGGCGGACCGGCGGTGGGGGGACCTGCTCCAGGAGCTGCGGGTGGCGCAGACCGGGGTGCAGATCCTCTTCGGCTTCCTGCTCACCGTCGTCTTCCAGCCCGGCTTCGGCGACCTGTCGGACGCCGACCGCCGTATCTACGTGATCACCGTGATGCTGGGGGCGGCGACCACCGGCGTGCTCATCGGCCCGGTCTCCTTCCACCGGCTGCTCACCGGGAAGCGGCTGAAGCCGCAGACCGTGGTCTGGGCCTCCCGGCTGACCCTGCTCGGGCTGGCACTGCTGCTGTGCACCATGGCCTCCGCGCTGCTGCTCGTGCTGCGGGTCGTGGTCCGGGACGCGGTGGCGGTGTGGCTGGTGGCCGCGATGGTGCTGTGGTTCGTGATGTGCTGGTTCGTCCTGCCCGTCTGGGCCCGCCACAACGTGCTCACCGGCCGCGCCGACCGCTGA